In Stenotrophomonas sp. 169, one DNA window encodes the following:
- a CDS encoding ABC-type transport auxiliary lipoprotein family protein, with translation MPSLSLMRLLLPAALLASLAGCSILAGGDRNAVTIYAPALQVKVDPSWPTVAWQLVLSKPSATRMVDSPRINVRPTPAELEIYSGATWAQPATDMMEDALLRGFEDSGRIAGVARSAAGIRADYRLATDIRRFESDYRGQPTPTVLIEINTKLIHVVDQRVVADRTFRQEQPVGSTDVPAVAAAFERGMNALTAEVVGWALTTGQQDTDASLLR, from the coding sequence ATGCCATCCCTGTCCCTGATGCGCCTGCTGCTGCCGGCAGCCCTGCTGGCCAGCCTGGCCGGTTGTTCGATCCTGGCGGGCGGCGATCGCAACGCCGTGACCATCTATGCGCCTGCCCTGCAGGTCAAGGTCGATCCTTCCTGGCCGACCGTGGCCTGGCAGCTGGTGCTGTCCAAGCCAAGCGCGACGCGCATGGTCGACAGCCCGCGCATCAACGTGCGGCCTACGCCGGCCGAGCTGGAAATCTACAGCGGTGCCACGTGGGCACAGCCGGCCACCGACATGATGGAAGACGCGCTGCTGCGCGGCTTTGAGGATTCCGGCCGCATTGCCGGCGTGGCCCGATCCGCCGCCGGCATTCGTGCCGATTACCGCCTCGCCACCGATATCCGCCGGTTTGAATCGGACTACCGGGGCCAGCCGACACCGACGGTGCTGATCGAGATCAACACCAAGCTGATTCACGTCGTGGACCAGCGCGTGGTGGCCGACCGTACGTTCCGCCAGGAACAGCCGGTGGGCAGCACCGACGTGCCGGCCGTCGCGGCCGCATTCGAGCGCGGTATGAACGCGCTGACGGCGGAGGTGGTGGGCTGGGCGTTGACGACGGGGCAGCAGGATACGGACGCCAGTCTGCTGCGTTGA
- a CDS encoding MlaD family protein, translating to METKANYVLIGAFTLITGLALLAFGLWAAKYSSDRTWQEYRVVFREAVTGLTVGSPVQYNGIAVGSITELSLVPDDPRQVVAKIRLNSTTPVKTDTRAKLAITSLTGPSIIQLSGGTPQSPALTSVNKDPYPIIPTTPSALQNITDVANRIVERMDQVLSDRNVAAINATLANIETISGGLADRDQGTQALLLSARNAARSLDETLKTTNGTMKRLDQNLVQQLPGIIDKLDATMTKMDSAAGNADSILGENRAAINSFASDGLGQLGPTLTELRGLIRDLRRVSDRLENNPARYLLGRDAPKEFEPE from the coding sequence ATGGAAACAAAAGCCAACTACGTGCTGATCGGCGCGTTCACCCTGATCACCGGCCTGGCCCTGCTGGCCTTTGGCCTGTGGGCAGCCAAATACTCGTCCGACCGGACCTGGCAGGAGTACCGCGTGGTCTTCCGTGAAGCGGTGACCGGCCTGACCGTCGGCAGCCCGGTGCAGTACAACGGCATCGCGGTGGGCTCGATCACCGAGCTCAGCCTGGTGCCGGATGACCCGCGCCAGGTGGTCGCCAAGATCCGCCTGAACTCCACCACCCCGGTAAAGACCGACACCCGCGCCAAGCTGGCCATCACCAGCCTGACCGGCCCGTCGATCATCCAGCTCAGTGGCGGCACCCCGCAGTCGCCAGCGTTGACCTCGGTGAACAAGGATCCGTACCCGATCATCCCGACCACGCCGTCGGCGCTGCAGAACATCACCGACGTGGCCAACCGCATCGTCGAGCGCATGGACCAGGTGCTGAGCGACCGCAACGTGGCCGCGATCAACGCCACGCTGGCCAACATCGAAACCATCAGCGGCGGCCTCGCCGACCGCGACCAGGGTACCCAGGCCCTGCTGCTCAGCGCGCGCAATGCCGCACGCAGCCTGGATGAAACCCTGAAGACCACCAACGGCACCATGAAGCGTCTGGATCAGAATCTGGTGCAGCAGCTGCCGGGCATCATCGACAAGCTGGACGCCACGATGACCAAGATGGATTCGGCGGCTGGCAATGCCGATTCGATCCTTGGCGAGAACCGCGCAGCGATCAACAGCTTTGCCAGCGATGGCCTGGGCCAGCTGGGCCCGACCCTGACCGAACTGCGCGGGCTGATCCGCGATCTGCGCCGGGTCAGCGACCGTCTTGAGAACAACCCCGCGCGCTACCTGCTTGGCCGCGACGCACCGAAGGAGTTCGAACCCGAATGA
- a CDS encoding ABC transporter ATP-binding protein produces the protein MNATPAPADDERSGDEGNLAIRVRGLVNRFGTQTVHEDLDLDVRRGEILGVVGGSGTGKSVLMRSILGLRTPDEGQIEVLGRDARGGDAESRLHIQRNTGVLFQDGALFSSLTVGENVQVPLKEHHRELPERWHYELALLKVKLAGLPADAINKLPSQLSGGMRKRAGLARALALDPPLLFLDEPTAGLDPIGAAAFDRLIKTLQEALGLTVFLITHDLDTLYAICDRVAVLADRKVVANAPLAEIEKLDHPWIQEYFHGPRARAARGEQTESA, from the coding sequence TTGAACGCTACTCCCGCTCCCGCCGACGACGAACGCAGCGGCGATGAGGGCAACCTCGCGATCCGCGTGCGCGGGCTGGTGAATCGCTTCGGCACGCAGACTGTGCACGAAGACCTGGACCTCGACGTGCGTCGCGGCGAGATCCTGGGCGTGGTCGGCGGCTCGGGCACCGGTAAATCGGTGCTGATGCGCTCGATCCTGGGCCTGCGTACCCCGGACGAAGGGCAGATCGAAGTATTGGGGCGGGATGCACGCGGCGGTGACGCCGAAAGCCGCCTGCACATCCAGCGCAACACCGGTGTGTTGTTCCAGGATGGCGCGTTGTTCTCGTCGCTGACCGTGGGCGAGAACGTGCAGGTGCCGCTTAAAGAACACCATCGCGAGTTGCCGGAGCGCTGGCATTACGAGCTGGCCCTGCTGAAAGTGAAACTGGCCGGCCTGCCGGCGGATGCGATCAACAAGCTGCCATCGCAGTTGTCCGGTGGCATGCGCAAACGTGCCGGCCTGGCACGTGCGCTGGCACTGGACCCGCCGCTGCTGTTCCTGGACGAACCCACCGCCGGACTCGACCCGATCGGCGCGGCCGCGTTCGACCGCCTGATCAAGACCCTGCAGGAAGCGCTGGGCCTGACTGTATTCCTGATCACACACGATCTGGACACGTTGTATGCCATCTGTGACCGGGTGGCGGTGCTGGCGGACCGCAAGGTCGTGGCCAACGCACCGCTGGCCGAGATCGAGAAACTGGACCATCCGTGGATCCAGGAATATTTCCACGGACCTCGTGCGCGTGCCGCGCGCGGCGAACAGACCGAGAGTGCCTGA
- a CDS encoding MlaE family lipid ABC transporter permease subunit: MPTMTTDTAPQIEIDADQPGSIRLSGRWTLHTALQSAEVLRDLPQPLTRIDATGIDQLDSAGVLQLLRVAHRADLQPDAVQFREDHQALVSTIEEVADDRPKKKRDLGVLAALERLGRSMHATGQNIVALASFLGESLVKGARLVKEPRRFRLTATVHQMEQVGLDAVPLVALLSYLVGAVIAFLGSTILRDFGAEIYVVELVSIAFLREFAVLLTAIVLAGRTASAFTAQIGAMKAREEIDAMRTLGLDPMDLLVLPRIVALLITLPLLTFIAMIAGLAGGITVGAFDLDIPPQMYIARMYDTMEVRNMLVGLSKAPVFALVIGLIGCLEGLKVEGTAQSVGERTTSSVVQAISLVIILDAFAALWFMQVGW, translated from the coding sequence ATGCCCACCATGACCACCGACACCGCACCCCAGATCGAAATCGACGCCGACCAGCCCGGCAGCATCCGCTTGTCCGGACGCTGGACGCTGCATACGGCGCTGCAGTCGGCCGAGGTCCTGCGCGACCTGCCCCAACCGCTGACCCGTATCGATGCCACCGGCATCGATCAGTTGGACTCGGCCGGCGTGCTGCAACTGCTGCGGGTCGCGCACCGCGCTGACCTGCAGCCCGATGCCGTGCAGTTCCGCGAGGACCATCAAGCCCTGGTCAGCACCATCGAAGAGGTGGCCGACGACCGGCCCAAGAAGAAACGCGATCTCGGCGTACTGGCCGCGCTGGAACGTCTGGGCCGCAGCATGCACGCTACCGGACAGAACATCGTCGCGCTGGCCAGCTTCCTCGGCGAAAGCCTGGTCAAGGGTGCCCGGCTGGTCAAGGAACCGCGTCGATTCCGGCTGACCGCCACCGTGCACCAGATGGAACAGGTCGGCTTGGACGCCGTCCCGCTGGTGGCCCTGCTCTCCTATCTGGTCGGCGCGGTGATCGCCTTCCTGGGCTCGACGATCCTGCGCGACTTCGGCGCGGAGATCTACGTGGTGGAGCTGGTCAGCATCGCCTTCCTGCGTGAGTTCGCGGTACTGCTGACCGCCATCGTCCTCGCCGGCCGCACCGCCAGCGCGTTCACCGCGCAGATCGGCGCGATGAAGGCACGCGAGGAAATCGATGCGATGCGCACGCTCGGCCTGGACCCGATGGACCTGCTGGTGCTGCCGCGCATCGTGGCCCTGCTCATTACGCTGCCGCTACTGACCTTCATCGCGATGATCGCTGGCCTGGCCGGCGGCATCACCGTCGGCGCCTTCGACCTGGATATCCCGCCGCAGATGTACATCGCGCGCATGTACGACACGATGGAAGTACGCAACATGCTGGTCGGCCTGTCCAAGGCCCCCGTGTTCGCCTTGGTGATCGGCCTGATCGGCTGCCTGGAAGGCCTGAAAGTCGAAGGCACCGCGCAGTCCGTCGGTGAGCGCACGACGTCCAGCGTGGTCCAGGCCATTTCGCTGGTGATCATCCTCGACGCCTTCGCGGCGCTGTGGTTCATGCAGGTGGGCTGGTGA
- a CDS encoding threonine/serine exporter family protein has translation MPVDASPITSPPATYAQRVAFVCEIAGRLHSYGTTAQRLEAAVVALAQQLGLDCEPWSNPTGIILSFSDPAKAIGSSDITRVIRLAPGENDLHKLSVADRIAEDVANGRMSLAQGHTALRQLDADPGMRGKIKEVLSYSLGAAGVAGLWKLPWLDIATAGVIGLLIGLLGRWTSQRAATKEASEALAALLAGLVATLVATYVGALNLNTVVIASLVILLPGMSLTNAVNELASQHWVSGTARVAGALTTIMKLTVGAMIAVTLADVIGLDPVVRASRPQGAWVEWSALLIAAIAFAMLFKASRRDFPWVLAACVAGYAISKFAGHAWGAPAGIFLSAMLLTAAGNLFGRVVQRPGAIIRLPGIIMMVPGSTSLRGVLTLVQQQDVGAGQGVFLTVLNVVMALVAGLLFGNLLIPARKTL, from the coding sequence ATGCCTGTCGACGCCTCTCCCATCACCTCGCCCCCGGCCACCTATGCGCAGCGGGTAGCCTTCGTCTGCGAAATCGCCGGACGCCTGCACAGCTATGGAACGACGGCGCAGCGCCTGGAGGCGGCCGTTGTGGCGTTGGCGCAGCAGCTGGGGCTGGATTGTGAGCCGTGGTCGAACCCGACCGGCATCATCCTCAGTTTCAGCGACCCGGCCAAGGCCATCGGCTCCAGTGACATCACCCGGGTGATCCGCCTGGCACCGGGCGAGAACGACCTGCACAAGCTCAGTGTGGCCGATCGGATCGCCGAGGATGTGGCCAACGGGCGCATGAGCCTGGCGCAAGGGCATACCGCGCTGCGCCAGCTCGATGCCGACCCCGGCATGCGCGGCAAGATCAAGGAAGTGCTGTCCTACAGCCTGGGCGCGGCCGGCGTGGCGGGCCTGTGGAAGCTGCCTTGGCTGGATATCGCGACCGCTGGCGTGATCGGCCTGCTGATCGGCCTGTTGGGGCGCTGGACCAGCCAGCGCGCAGCAACCAAGGAAGCCAGTGAAGCGTTGGCGGCGCTGCTGGCGGGCCTGGTGGCGACGCTTGTGGCGACTTACGTGGGTGCGTTGAACCTCAACACAGTGGTGATCGCGTCGTTGGTGATCCTGTTGCCGGGTATGTCGCTGACCAACGCAGTCAATGAACTGGCCAGCCAACATTGGGTGTCCGGCACGGCGCGGGTGGCCGGTGCGCTGACCACGATCATGAAGCTCACCGTCGGCGCGATGATCGCGGTGACGCTGGCTGACGTGATCGGCCTGGATCCGGTAGTGCGCGCGTCGCGTCCGCAGGGGGCGTGGGTGGAATGGAGTGCGCTGCTCATCGCTGCGATCGCCTTCGCCATGCTGTTCAAGGCCAGTCGTCGGGACTTCCCGTGGGTGCTGGCGGCCTGCGTGGCGGGTTATGCGATCTCCAAGTTCGCCGGCCATGCGTGGGGTGCGCCTGCGGGCATCTTCCTGTCGGCGATGCTGCTCACCGCGGCGGGCAATCTGTTTGGTCGCGTGGTGCAGCGGCCGGGAGCGATCATCCGCCTGCCGGGCATCATCATGATGGTGCCCGGCAGTACCAGTCTGCGCGGGGTGCTGACCTTGGTGCAGCAGCAGGATGTGGGGGCGGGGCAGGGGGTGTTCCTGACGGTGCTCAACGTGGTGATGGCGCTGGTGGCGGGGTTGTTGTTCGGCAATCTGCTGATACCGGCGCGCAAGACGTTGTAA
- a CDS encoding proline--tRNA ligase, giving the protein MRLSQFHLHTTKETPSDAELTSHRLMLRAGMIRKLASGLYTWSPLGLRVLRKVERIVREEMDRAGAVELQIPTIQPRELWEATGRWEKFGPQLLKIKDRKEQEFCYSPTAEEAITDFARQELASYKQLPVNFYQVQTKFRDEIRPRFGVMRAREFLMKDAYSFHLHDADLVREYENMKAAYTRIFTRLGLDFRMVQADSGAIGGDASQEFHVIADSGEDALVFSTGSDYAANMEAAIAAEPAARAAASESLRKVETPTQKTCEDVAALLGLPLQRTVKSVALMTAEGFVLALVRGDHEVNEIKLSKVAGLADQRFASETEIADYLGSIPGFLGPVAPSKGIRVIADPEVAALADFVVGANEAGFHLAGVNWGRDLPEPEIADIRNVRAGDRARDGGELKIARGIEVGHVFQLGRQYAQALNATVLDENGKAAAMTMGCYGIGISRIVAAAIEQNHDDAGIIWSDAMAPWQVVVCVINPKGDETVAAAAGELLESLRGAGLDAALDDRGLRPGAMFADMELIGVPHRIVVSERGLAAGTYEYRARRATEAESLDRDSLMRKLLG; this is encoded by the coding sequence ATGCGCCTGTCCCAGTTCCACCTGCACACCACCAAGGAAACCCCCAGCGACGCCGAGCTGACCAGCCACCGGCTGATGCTGCGCGCGGGGATGATCCGCAAGCTCGCCTCCGGCCTGTACACCTGGTCGCCGCTGGGCCTGCGCGTGCTGCGCAAGGTCGAGCGCATCGTGCGCGAGGAAATGGATCGTGCCGGTGCGGTCGAACTGCAGATCCCCACCATCCAGCCGCGCGAGCTGTGGGAGGCCACCGGCCGCTGGGAAAAGTTCGGCCCGCAGCTGCTGAAGATCAAGGACCGCAAGGAGCAGGAGTTCTGCTACAGCCCCACCGCCGAGGAAGCGATCACCGATTTCGCGCGGCAGGAGCTGGCCAGCTACAAGCAGTTGCCGGTCAATTTCTACCAGGTGCAGACCAAGTTCCGCGATGAGATCCGCCCGCGTTTCGGCGTGATGCGCGCGCGCGAGTTTCTGATGAAGGATGCCTATTCCTTCCATCTGCATGACGCCGACCTGGTGCGCGAATACGAGAACATGAAGGCGGCCTACACCCGCATCTTCACCCGCCTCGGCCTGGATTTCCGCATGGTGCAGGCCGACTCCGGCGCCATCGGGGGCGACGCGTCGCAGGAGTTCCACGTCATCGCCGATTCCGGTGAGGACGCGCTGGTGTTCTCTACCGGCTCGGACTACGCCGCCAACATGGAAGCCGCCATCGCGGCCGAACCTGCTGCACGCGCAGCGGCCAGCGAGTCTCTGCGCAAAGTGGAAACGCCCACGCAGAAAACCTGCGAGGACGTGGCTGCGCTGCTGGGTCTCCCTTTGCAGCGCACGGTGAAGTCGGTGGCGTTGATGACCGCCGAAGGCTTCGTGCTGGCCTTGGTCCGTGGCGACCACGAGGTCAATGAAATCAAACTGTCCAAGGTCGCCGGCCTGGCTGACCAGCGGTTCGCCAGCGAAACGGAGATCGCCGATTACCTCGGCAGCATTCCCGGTTTCCTGGGGCCGGTGGCGCCGAGCAAAGGCATCCGCGTCATCGCCGATCCGGAAGTCGCTGCACTGGCCGATTTCGTCGTCGGGGCCAACGAGGCCGGCTTCCACCTTGCCGGCGTCAACTGGGGACGTGACCTGCCGGAGCCGGAGATCGCCGATATCCGCAATGTGCGCGCCGGTGACCGCGCACGCGACGGCGGCGAGCTGAAAATCGCCCGCGGCATCGAAGTGGGCCATGTATTCCAGCTGGGTCGCCAGTACGCCCAGGCATTGAATGCCACGGTGCTGGATGAGAATGGCAAGGCCGCGGCGATGACGATGGGCTGCTACGGCATTGGTATCTCGCGGATCGTCGCTGCGGCGATCGAGCAGAATCACGACGACGCCGGCATCATCTGGTCCGACGCGATGGCGCCGTGGCAGGTAGTGGTCTGCGTGATCAATCCGAAGGGCGACGAGACCGTCGCGGCGGCGGCAGGCGAACTGCTGGAAAGCCTGCGCGGGGCCGGCTTGGACGCGGCGCTGGATGACCGCGGCCTGCGTCCCGGCGCGATGTTCGCGGACATGGAACTGATCGGCGTGCCGCATCGCATCGTCGTATCCGAACGCGGTCTGGCTGCCGGCACTTACGAATACCGCGCGCGCCGGGCGACCGAGGCGGAGAGCCTGGATCGCGACAGCCTGATGCGCAAACTGCTGGGTTAA
- a CDS encoding DUF4124 domain-containing protein, which produces MRTLICLSFLLLATSPALAGQVYKWKDANGVTQYSENPPPGKKFETRQITGDPGSRVPASAAPAETPVAPQCATARANLALLDGSGAVMQDTDGDGKADSPLDDTQRQNQRALAEAAAKAYCPQA; this is translated from the coding sequence ATGCGTACCCTGATCTGCTTGAGTTTCCTGCTGCTGGCCACGTCCCCCGCCCTGGCTGGCCAGGTCTATAAATGGAAGGATGCCAACGGGGTAACCCAGTATTCGGAGAATCCGCCGCCGGGCAAGAAGTTTGAAACCCGTCAGATCACCGGCGATCCCGGAAGCCGTGTGCCCGCCAGCGCTGCACCGGCGGAAACCCCGGTTGCCCCGCAGTGCGCCACGGCGCGCGCGAACCTGGCCCTGCTCGATGGCAGCGGCGCGGTCATGCAGGACACCGACGGCGATGGCAAGGCGGACAGCCCGCTGGACGATACCCAGCGCCAGAACCAACGCGCCCTCGCCGAAGCCGCCGCAAAGGCCTACTGTCCGCAGGCCTGA
- the pssA gene encoding CDP-diacylglycerol--serine O-phosphatidyltransferase, translating to MDPITPPPRSRSIYLLPNLFTTAGLFAGFYAIIAAANGDFVYASIAVFVAAIMDGLDGRVARLTGTSSEFGVQYDSLADLVSFGMAPALVMYHWSLSSLKFDGELLGRVGWAVAFLYAACAALRLARFNTQVAVVDKRWFVGLASPAAAGLMMSFVWAFADGQLGWSGDQLRYVALGVTLVAALLMVSRIRFWSFKGGGAKGPRADRVPFLVLALLPIGIAIAVIDLPRVLFAVGIIYALSGPVMWALQRLRKRSDAA from the coding sequence ATGGATCCCATTACCCCCCCGCCCCGCTCGCGCAGCATCTACCTGCTGCCCAATCTGTTCACCACGGCGGGCCTGTTTGCTGGCTTCTACGCCATCATCGCCGCCGCCAACGGTGATTTCGTCTACGCCAGCATCGCGGTGTTCGTCGCGGCGATCATGGATGGGCTGGATGGCCGGGTCGCCCGGCTCACCGGTACCAGCAGCGAGTTCGGCGTCCAATACGATTCGCTGGCCGACCTTGTCAGTTTCGGCATGGCACCGGCGCTGGTGATGTACCACTGGTCGCTGTCGTCGTTGAAGTTCGATGGGGAACTGCTGGGGCGGGTCGGCTGGGCGGTCGCGTTCCTGTACGCCGCGTGCGCCGCGCTGCGTCTGGCACGCTTCAATACCCAGGTGGCCGTGGTCGACAAGCGCTGGTTCGTCGGCCTCGCCAGCCCGGCTGCGGCGGGCCTGATGATGTCGTTTGTCTGGGCATTTGCCGATGGGCAGCTCGGCTGGAGTGGTGATCAACTGCGTTACGTCGCCTTGGGCGTGACGCTGGTCGCGGCCCTGCTGATGGTCAGCCGCATCCGCTTCTGGAGCTTCAAGGGCGGTGGGGCGAAGGGCCCCCGCGCTGACCGTGTGCCGTTCCTGGTGCTTGCGCTGTTGCCGATCGGCATCGCAATCGCGGTGATCGACCTGCCCCGCGTGTTGTTCGCGGTCGGCATCATTTATGCGTTGTCAGGTCCGGTGATGTGGGCCCTGCAGCGCCTGCGCAAGCGTTCGGACGCAGCGTGA
- the rimI gene encoding ribosomal protein S18-alanine N-acetyltransferase — protein sequence MSALISPGRASLRALRESDLNAVMVIEVRGYPYPWTRGIFLDCLRAGYPGLALEEDGLLMGYALLSIAADEAHLLNICVDPLSQTGGRGRLLLRAIVGLARDRGVRRVFLEVRPSNAPALALYHSEGFNEIGRRPRYYPAAEGREDALVMAIEIVADGIDTMPPL from the coding sequence ATGAGTGCGTTGATCAGCCCGGGACGGGCCAGCCTGCGTGCGCTGCGCGAAAGTGATCTCAATGCCGTCATGGTGATCGAGGTGCGGGGTTATCCCTATCCGTGGACGCGCGGCATCTTCCTGGACTGCCTGCGCGCGGGCTATCCGGGGCTGGCGTTGGAGGAAGATGGGTTGCTGATGGGCTATGCGCTGTTGAGCATCGCCGCCGACGAGGCGCACCTGTTGAACATCTGTGTGGATCCATTGAGCCAGACCGGTGGACGGGGGCGACTGCTGCTGCGGGCCATCGTCGGCCTGGCCCGCGACCGCGGCGTGCGCCGCGTGTTTCTGGAAGTGCGCCCGTCCAACGCACCGGCGCTGGCGCTGTACCACAGCGAAGGCTTCAACGAGATCGGTCGTCGCCCTCGTTATTACCCCGCCGCAGAGGGGCGCGAAGACGCGCTGGTGATGGCCATCGAGATAGTGGCCGATGGCATCGACACGATGCCACCGCTGTAA
- a CDS encoding DMT family transporter — MPLSTFLLVLVAAALHASWNAIVKRGPDKQLGTVVITASAALLSAVVLPFLPLPDARSWPWLAASVALQVAYYALVARCYQQVDMSVAYPLMRGCAPILVAMAALVHGEQLPLSAWSGIVLVSIGILGMALGTHRAHWGLPLLTACMIATYTLVDAHGARLSGNALSYTLWLFLLSGLPLTMRALMQRRDALRAHVCAHWRLGLIGGIGTTTSYAIALWAMTQAPVAMVSALRETSILFALLISAFLLGERVPRGRWIAGGVIVAGVILLRVPS; from the coding sequence ATGCCACTCTCCACTTTCCTGCTGGTACTGGTCGCCGCCGCCCTCCACGCCAGCTGGAACGCCATCGTCAAACGCGGGCCCGACAAACAGCTCGGCACCGTAGTGATCACCGCCAGCGCCGCGCTGCTGTCGGCGGTCGTGTTGCCCTTCCTGCCACTACCAGATGCACGCAGCTGGCCGTGGCTCGCAGCTTCGGTTGCCCTGCAGGTCGCCTACTACGCCTTGGTTGCCCGCTGCTACCAGCAGGTCGACATGAGTGTGGCCTATCCGCTCATGCGCGGCTGTGCGCCGATCCTCGTGGCCATGGCGGCTCTTGTTCACGGCGAGCAACTGCCGCTATCGGCGTGGAGTGGCATCGTGCTGGTCAGCATCGGCATCCTCGGCATGGCGCTGGGAACCCACAGGGCGCATTGGGGACTGCCGCTGCTGACTGCCTGCATGATCGCGACCTACACGCTGGTCGACGCCCACGGTGCACGTCTGTCCGGCAATGCGCTCAGCTATACCCTGTGGCTGTTCCTGTTGTCAGGCCTGCCACTGACCATGCGCGCGCTCATGCAGCGGCGTGACGCGTTGCGTGCACATGTATGCGCGCATTGGCGGCTGGGCTTGATCGGTGGCATCGGCACGACGACGTCATATGCCATCGCACTATGGGCCATGACCCAGGCGCCGGTCGCGATGGTCTCGGCGTTGCGCGAAACTTCGATCCTGTTCGCGCTGCTGATCTCTGCGTTTCTTCTGGGCGAACGCGTACCGCGCGGACGATGGATAGCAGGTGGGGTGATCGTCGCCGGCGTGATCCTGCTGCGGGTCCCGTCCTGA